One Kryptolebias marmoratus isolate JLee-2015 linkage group LG21, ASM164957v2, whole genome shotgun sequence DNA segment encodes these proteins:
- the abca4a gene encoding retinal-specific phospholipid-transporting ATPase ABCA4a isoform X1, with protein sequence MGPGGQVRLLLWKNWTVRRRQRIRFLVEIMWPVVLFMGLVWLRRVNPLYRQHECHFPNKAMPSAGVLPWIQGIFCNANNPCFQFPTRGESPGLVSNYNNSILARFYSDADELLLSDPEVLQVGRLWRELNAMSAFMDTLRSHPEKISGRGVKVEAILKDDETLTSFLLRDVPLSESVVDHLVQAQIRPEQFAFGVPDLHLKDIACSPDLLERFLVFRSRRGLYAVRNAMCALTPQRLQIMEDRFYANVDFFKLLRLLPRVLDNYSDGINIHFWVRVVSAASDKLRELFHRSSSKELLQVVTPLFQKSLSFRQVMAAASSLVCGYTEGAFSRVTSFNWYEDNNYKAFLGISSGWAKGDYKYDNSTTPFCNDLMQELESNPATRIIWKSVKPMLMGRILYAPDSPAVRQIIRNANTTFEELERLKTMGKAWEEVAPQIWAFFQDGVQVKMIRDTIRNPSVMDFIDRSLEEALFSSRDILNFLHNGPPEDRQDDMPDFDWRDVFNLTDRVVRMLNQYGDCLILDKFMALPDEDAVTHRALDLLEEGKFWAGLVFVNMFSWSTSVPPHVKFKIRMDVDTVERTNKVKDRYWDPGPRADPLDDLRYVWGGFAYLQDIVEHGVIRTHTGKEWPLGVYLQQMPYPCYVDDLFMLTLNRCFPVFMVLAWVYSVSMIVKSIVLEKELRLKETLKTMGVTNGVIWSTWFTDSFFMMGTSTALLTAIIMGGRVLNYSNPVILFLFLLTFTTATIMQCFLLSVFFNQANLAAACSGIVYFSLYLPHIFCFTWQDRITKDTKILVSLLSQVAFGFGTEYLSRYEEQGMGLQWDNIQTSPLEGDEFSFLTSMCMMGLDTVLYAVLAWYLDNVFPGQYGIGRPFYFPFLPCYWLNSVAPASGNDKMELETKGFDNLANKEQGELQKKSEEENQVQPETKEEIPSCEHLDGSPGTDKNQENDAERLFFEADPADLVKGVCIQNLVKVFAGSSTPAVDSLSINFYESQITAFLGHNGAGKTTTMSILTGMFPPTSGTATIYGKDIHTDMDSIRMSLGMCPQHNILFQHMTVAEHILFYSLLKGSPLAKAEEEVENMVQDLGFPHKRAELIQNLSGGMQRKLSVALAFVGGAKVVILDEPTSGVDPYSRRSIWDLLLKYRAGRTMIMSTHHMDEADLLSDRVAIISQGRLYCCGSPIFLKNCFGAGFYLTLVRRMHHNDLKVVRLREINFWFYFILQGSCDCTQNCSCKCSKCSRIKADREENPSADRQLDGNVDSITALVHHHVPQARLIEAIGQELTFLLPNQDFQPRAYASLFRELEETLVDIGLSSFGVSDTSLEEIFLKVTADGNASSRKCKQDEKPLQQISRASLCGLNRVAVDVEAQKESNGQGPGAVPEGGAGRGSYQVRGPFLTVKQFFALLIKRWHHASRSCKDFIAQIVLPASFVFLALMFTLIVPPFGEYPSLTLSPWMYGRQYTFFSNERPIDPDMRYFGEVLLDKPGFGTRCMVDEPLEDFPCNNITTEWEMPLVNPALIERLEGPKWTNLRPSPECQCSTPERLTMLPVCSEGAGGLPPPRRIQSTGDVLMDLTGRNISDYLVKTYPGLIRTSLKSKYWVNEQRYGGISVGGQLPVLGVQPKTLQDAAAQLGRLLNVTGGKYSKQTLGDIGTFLRYMETENSVKVWYNNKGWHAMVAFMNVANNAVLRANLPKGANLDEYGITAINHPLNLTKEQLSEITVLTTSVDAVVAICVIFALSFVPASFVLYLIQERATQAKHLQFVSGVSPLVYWTANFLWDMVNYSISAAMVVNTFMFFEKRCYTSPTNLQPLVALLMLYGWSVTPMMYPMSYVFSVPSTAYVSLSCINLFIGINSSAVTFILDLFESSTALYRFNQMLKTALLIFPHYCLGRGLIDMAMNQAVTDVYARFGEDYSPDPFNWDFIGRNLFCMAAEGFLYFILNILFQYRFFLDHWIPDNPKPHILDEDKDVAEERERIHQSGRTNDILHVKGLSKIYRGTVTPAVDRICVGVSPGECFGLVGVNGAGKTTTFKMLTGDIDVTSGEAMVSGYSILTNILDVHQNMGYCPQFDAIDELLTGREHLHLYARLRGVPEAEISRVAEWAIQELGLSEYAGRSAGTYSGGNRRKLSTAISMIGCPALVLLDEPTTGMDPLSRRFLWNSIMSVIQDNRAVVLTSHSMEECEALCTRLAIMVNGSFKCLGTIQHLKYKFGDGYVVTMKIRAAKPGSPPDLNPAEAFMESTFPGCIQREKHHNTLQYKISSSSLARIFQMVLANKDKLNIEDYSVSQTTLDQVFVNFAKQQSREDDAIVLHPKAAGAERYIETAAVRPRSK encoded by the exons GTCGGGGAGTGAAGGTGGAGGCAATCCTGAAGGACGACGAAACCCTGACGTCATTCCTGCTGAGAGACGTTCCTCTGTCAGAGTCTGTGGTGGATCATCTCGTTCAGGCCCAGATCAGGCCCGAACAG TTCGCTTTCGGGGTCCCGGACCTTCATCTGAAGGACATCGCCTGCAGCCCGGACCTCCTGGAACGCTTCCTGGTGTTCCGGAGCCGCAGGGGACTGTACGCTGTCCGGAACGCCATGTGCGCCCTGACCCCGCAGCGGCTGCAGATCATGGAGGACCGGTTCTACGCCAACGTTGACTTCTTCAAACTCCTCCGGCTG CTTCCTCGCGTTCTGGACAATTACTCTGACGGCATCAACATTCACTTCTGGGTCCGGGTTGTCTCCGCCGCCTCAGACAAACTGCGAGAG CTGTTCCACAGGAGTAGCTCGAAGGAACTGCTCCAGGTGGTGACCCCTCTCTTCCAGAAGAGTCTGTCCTTCAGGCAGGTGATGGCTGCCGCCTCCAGCCTGGTATGTGGCTACACCGAGGGGGCCTTCTCCCGGGTCACGTCCTTTAACTGGTACGAGGACAATAACTACAAAGCCTTCCTGGGTATCAGCAGTGGCTGGGCTAAGGGTGACTATAAATACGACAACAGCACCA ctccTTTCTGCAATGATTTGATGCAGGAGCTGGAGTCCAACCCTGCCACCAGGATCATTTGGAAGTCTGTGAAGCCGATGCTGATGGGACGGATCCTCTACGCTCCAGACTCTCCAGCTGTCAGGCAGATCATACGAAAC GCGAACACCACATttgaggagctggagaggctgAAGACGATGGGGAAGGCCTGGGAGGAAGTGGCTCCACAGATCTGGGCTTTTTTTCAAGATGGAGTCCAAGTCAAGATGATCAGG GACACAATCCGCAATCCGTCTGTGATGGATTTCATCGACCGGAGTCTGGAAGAGGCGCTGTTTTCCTCCAGAGACATTCTCAACTTCCTGCACAATGGACCGCCAGAGGACCGTCAGGATGACATGCCGGATTTTGACTGGCGAGACGTCTTCAACCTCACTGACCGGGTTGTCCGGATGCTCAACCAGTACGGGGAC TGTTTGATTCTTGATAAATTCATGGCTCTGCCCGATGAAGACGCCGTCACCCATCGGGCCTTGGACCTGTTGGAGGAAGGCAAGTTCTGGGCGGGTCTCGTCTTCGTCAACATGTTCTCCTGGAGCACCAGCGTTCCACCTCATGTGAAGTTCAAGATCCGTATGGATGTAGACACAGTGGAACGCACCAACAAAGTCAAAGACAG GTACTGGGACCCAGGCCCCAGAGCTGACCCCTTGGACGACCTTCGCTACGTGTGGGGAGGCTTTGCTTACCTTCAGGACATCGTGGAGCATGGGGTCATCAGGACGCATACAGGGAAGGAGTGGCCTTTGGGCgtttacctgcagcagatgcCCTACCCTTGTTATGTGGACGATCT GTTCATGCTGACACTAAACCGCTGTTTCCCCGTCTTCATGGTGCTGGCCTGGGTCTACTCCGTGTCCATGATCGTGAAGAGCATTGTTCTGGAGAAGGAGCTCCGCTTGAAGGAGACCCTGAAGACCATGGGGGTCACCAACGGGGTCATTTGGTCCACTTGGTTTACCGACAGCTTCTTCATGATGGGCACCAGCACAGCCCTCCTTACAGCCATCATCATG GGAGGAAGGGTTCTGAACTACAGCAACCCAGTcatcctcttcctgttcctgctcACCTTCACTACAGCTACCATCATGCAGTGCTTCCTCCTGAGCGTCTTCTTCAACCAGGCTAATTTAGCAGCGGCCTGCAGCGGCATCGTCTACTTCAGCCTCTACCTGCCCCACATCTTCTGCTTCACCTGGCAGGACCGCATCACCAAGGATACCAAGATCCTGGTG AGTCTGCTGTCCCAAGTGGCATTCGGCTTCGGCACAGAGTATCTATCCCGGTACGAGGAGCAAGGCATGGGTCTGCAGTGGGACAACATCCAGACCAGCCCCCTGGAGGGAGACGAGTTCTCCTTCCTCACCTCCATGTGCATGATGGGCCTGGACACGGTGCTGTACGCTGTCCTGGCCTGGTACCTGGACAACGTCTTCCCTG GTCAGTATGGAATTGGTCGTCCATTTTACTTCCCCTTCCTGCCCTGTTATTGGCTCAACAGTGTTGCTCCAGCTTCag GCAACGACAAGATGGAGCTGGAGACTAAAGGCTTTGACAACCTGGCAAACAAGGAACAaggagagctgcagaaaaaatCCGAGGAGGAAAATCAGGTCCAACCCGAAACGAAGGAAGAGATCCCCTCATGTGAGCACCTCGACGGGTCGCCTGGGACGGATAAGAACCAGGAGAACGATG CAGAACGGCTCTTCTTCGAGGCAGATCCAGCAGATCTGGTGAAGGGCGTTTGCATCCAAAACCTGGTCAAAGTGTTCGCCGGTTCCTCCACACCGGCTGTTGATAGCCTCAGCATCAACTTCTACGAGAGCCAGATTACTGCCTTTCTGGGCCACAACGGAGCTGGAAAAACCACCACCAT GTCCATCTTGACAGGAATGTTCCCTCCCACCTCAGGGACAGCCACCATTTATGGCAAGGACATCCACACGGACATGGACAGCATTCGGATGTCTTTGGGAATGTGCCCTCAACACAACATCCTTTTTCAGCA TATGACCGTGGCGGAGCATATTCTCTTCTACTCGCTGCTGAAAGGCAGTCCGCTTGCCAAGGCCGAGGAAGAGGTCGAGAACATGGTGCAGGATCTGGGCTTCCCCCACAAGAGAGCTGAACTGATCCAGAACCTCTCAG GGGGCATGCAGAGGAAGTTGTCAGTCGCCCTGGCCTTTGTTGGTGGAGCCAAGGTGGTGATCCTGGATGAGCCCACATCTGGAGTGGACCCTTACTCCAGACGATCAATTTGGGACCTGCTGCTCAAATACCGTGCAG GACGCACGATGATCATGTCCACTCACCACATGGATGAGGCCGACCTGCTGAGTGACCGGGTGGCCATTATCTCCCAGGGTCGCCTTTACTGCTGTGGCTCCCCCATCTTCCTGAAGAACTGCTTCGGCGCTGGCTTCTACCTCACCCTCGTTCGCCGAATGCATCATAACGACCTCAAG gtgGTGAGGCTGAGGGAAATaaatttctggttttatttcatccTGCAGGGCAGCTGCGACTGCACACAGAACTGCTCCTGTAAATGCTCAAAGTGTTCAAGAATTAAAGCCGACCGGGAAGAAAATCCGTCCGCAGACAGACAGCTGGACG GTAACGTGGACAGCATCACAGCCTTGGTCCACCATCACGTGCCTCAGGCTCGGCTCATCGAGGCCATTGGCCAGGAGCTCACCTTTCTGCTGCCCAATCAGGACTTCCAGCCCAGGGCCTACGCCAGCCTCTTCAGGGAGCTGGAGGAAACTCTGGTGGACATCGGCCTCAGCAGCTTTGGTGTGTCTGACACATCACTGGAGGAG ATCTTCCTGAAGGTCACAGCAGATGGGAACGCTTCCAGCAGGAAGTGTAAACAAG ATGAGAAACCGTTGCAGCAGATCTCTCGAGCTAGTCTCTGTGGACTCAACAGAGTGGCTGTTGATGTGGAAGCACAAAAAG AGTCTAACGGTCAGGGTCCGGGGGCGGTCCCAGAGGGCGGTGCAGGACGGGGATCCTACCAGGTCCGAGGCCCGTTTCTGACCGTCAAACAGTTCTTTGCTCTGCTGATCAAGAGGTGGCACCACGCCTCGCGCTCCTGCAAAGACTTCATTGCCCAG aTTGTGCTTCCAGCCAGTTTTGTCTTCCTGGCGCTGATGTTTACGTTGATAGTTCCACCTTTTGGAGAGTATCCCAGTCTGACCCTCAGCCCCTGGATGTATGGGCGACAGTACACCTTCTTCAG CAATGAGCGTCCCATTGATCCCGACATGAGATACTTCGGTGAAGTTTTGCTGGACAAGCCTGGGTTTGGGACTCGCTGCATGGTAGATGAACCACTGGA GGATTTCCCGTGTAACAACATCACCACGGAGTGGGAGATGCCCCTGGTGAACCCTGCCCTGATAGAAAGACTGGAAGGCCCAAAGTGGACCAACCTAAGACCGTCTCCAGAATGTCAGTGCAGCACTCCTGAAAGACTCACCATGCTTCCTGTGTGTTCGGAGGGAGCTGGAGGCCTGCCACCTCCACGG aggaTCCAATCAACAGGAGACGTCCTCATGGACCTAACTGGTAGGAACATCTCTGACTACCTGGTAAAGACGTATCCCGGCCTCATCAGAACCAG CTTGAAAAGCAAATACTGGGTGAACGAACAAAG GTATGGAGGCATATCAGTGGGTGGACAGCTTCCTGTTTTAGGAGTCCAGCCGAAGACCCTTCAGGATGCAGCAGCTCAGCTTGGACGACTTCTTAATGTCACTGGG gGCAAATACTCCAAACAGACACTTGGGGACATTGGGACATTCCTCAGGTACATGGAGACTGAAAACAGTGTCAAG GTGTGGTATAACAACAAGGGCTGGCACGCCATGGTGGCTTTCATGAATGTTGCCAACAATGCCGTTCTCCGTGCAAATTTACCCAAAGGAGCTAATCTGGACGAATATGGAATCACCGCCATCAACCATCCTCTGAACCTGACCAAGGAGCAGCTCTCTGAGATCACTGT ACTGACCACCTCAGTGGATGCAGTGGTGGCCATTTGTGTCATCTTTGCCTTGTCCTTCGTCCCAGCCAGCTTCGTCCTCTACCTCATCCAGGAGAGGGCCACTCAGGCCAAACACCTGCAGTTCGTCAGTGGAGTCAGCCCTCTGGTGTACTGGACGGCCAACTTCCTGTGGGACATG GTGAATTACTCCATCAGTGCAGCCATGGTGGTGAACACCTTCATGTTCTTTGAGAAGAGATGTTACACCTCCCCAACCAACCTGCAGCCACTTGTTGCCCTGCTTATGCTCTACGG CTGGTCTGTGACACCCATGATGTACCCCATGTCCTACGTCTTCAGTGTCCCCAGCACGGCCTACGTCTCTCTGTCGTGTATCAACCTGTTCATTGGCATCAACAGCAGCGCCGTCACCTTCATCCTGGACCTCTTTGAGAGCTCCACA GCTCTGTACAGATTCAACCAGATGTTGAAGACAGCGCTGCTCATCTTTCCTCATTACTGCCTGGGCAGGGGGCTCATCGACATGGCCATGAACCAAGCCGTGACGGATGTTTACGCTCGCTTTG GTGAGGATTACAGCCCAGACCCCTTCAACTGGGACTTCATTGGGAGGAACTTGTTCTGCATGGCGGCTGAGGGCTTTCTCTACTTTATCCTCAACATACTCTTTCAGTATCGCTTCTTCCTGGACCACTG GATTCCAGACAATCCGAAGCCTCACATTTTGGACGAGGATAAAGATGTGGCCGAGGAACGAGAGAGAATCCACCAGAGTGGGCGAACCAACGACATTTTACACGTAAAAGGCCTCTCCAAG aTATACAGGGGGACAGTTACCCCTGCTGTGGACCGGATCTGCGTCGGAGTGTCACCTGGAGAG tGTTTTGGTCTCGTGGGTGTAAACGGAGCAGGGAAGACCACAACATTTAAGATGCTGACAGGAGACATCGATGTGACTTCAGGAGAGGCAATGGTCTCTGGCTACAG CATTCTGACTAACATCCTGGACGTCCATCAGAACATGGGTTACTGCCCGCAGTTTGATGCCATTGATGAGCTGCTGACAGGCAGAGAACATCTCCACCTCTACGCCCGCCTCCGGGGCGTCCCGGAGGCTGAGATTAGCAGG GTAGCAGAATGGGCCATCCAGGAACTGGGCCTTTCGGAGTACGCAGGCCGAAGTGCTGGGACCTACAGCGGGGGCAACAGGAGGAAGCTCTCCACGGCCATTTCTATGATTGGCTGTCCTGCTCTGGTGCTGCTG GACGAGCCTACCACAGGTATGGACCCACTGTCCAGACGCTTCCTGTGGAACTCCATCATGAGTGTCATTCAGGATAATCGAGCAGTGGTCCTCACCTCACACAG TATGGAGGAATGCGAGGCGCTGTGCACCCGCTTGGCCATCATGGTCAACGGATCCTTCAAGTGTTTGGGAACCATTCAGCATCTCAAATACAA GTTTGGAGACGGCTACGTGGTGACCATGAAGATCAGGGCAGCCAAGCCTGGTTCCCCCCCGGACCTGAACCCGGCTGAAGCCTTCATGGAGAGCACCTTCCCCGGCTGCATCCAGAGGGAGAAACACCACAACACCCTGCAGTACaagatctcctcctcctctctggcAAGAATATTTCAGATGGTCCTGGCGAACAAGGACAAACTGAACATCGAGGATTACTCCGTGTCCCAGACCACGCTCGACCAG